A segment of the Prevotella sp. HUN102 genome:
CCCCATTTGTGAGTTTTCCACAGGTTGAAATACATCCTGCCCTCCTTGTGCTCGATATTGACATTGACATCGCCGTCAAGCAGGTTTTCCATCTCATAGTACAGATGGCAGATGCTTTCTGTCAATGACGTTCTCCGTCGGTGTACGGCCTTCTTTCCCAGCAGTTCCGCATAGCGGTAAAAAGATTCACGCAGGAAAAGGTAGTTTTCCTGCGTGATGAGATTATAGGTTCTGTCTCCCCATTCCCTGTTCAGGAATCCGGGTGCAATGGGTTTATACCTGACATTCAGAAAAGGATTACAGCACCCGGAGGTGCCGTAATTCTTTCTTGTCTTCCTGTCTGGAATCGGTGGCTTTGCCTCAGCGAATAGACTATGAGCCTCGCGAGTGCGTCTTGCTGATGTATATCCAGAAGTGTACATGATTCACTGTTTTTACGTTCGTTATCATTTTCCATTGCTCATCCTTTTACACCGATGGTCGTCTTGAACTCATACTCGGCTTTGTCATCACTGATGCTTGGGCCGTGTACCGTCGCCGTCGTCAGCTCCGGATAGATGTTGGCATAGTAGCTCATGACCATGTCGGGGCTGTAGCTGCCGTCGGGATCTTTGAGTGTGATGTTCTCACTGCCTTTCCTGAACTTGAATGTTCTCTTCATTCCTTTGATTTCGAGTGCCATAGTCTTATATGATTTGAGATTGTTGAACTGTGTGTCTGTTTAGCATGGAGGTCGGAAAGTCCGGATAGCCGGCATATTCTCCCGGGTCATATCCCTGTTCGGCATAGCGCCGTATGTCTTCCGATGCCTGCGGCTGCATGAACTCTGTCGGTTGCTGCACATAGCCCTGCTGCCTGCTGTCGGGATATGCCTGCTGGCCGTTCACCACGGGCTGGGCATATATAGGATATTGATTCTGCATCGGCTGGCCCTGTGCCGGCTGTTGCGGGTATGCGGGTTGTGGAACCGGCTGTGGGTACGGCT
Coding sequences within it:
- a CDS encoding PRTRC system protein C, which gives rise to MALEIKGMKRTFKFRKGSENITLKDPDGSYSPDMVMSYYANIYPELTTATVHGPSISDDKAEYEFKTTIGVKG